Part of the Paenibacillus sp. FSL R7-0273 genome is shown below.
CGGGCTCGCTGCGGAAGTAATTGATCCGCAGCGGCAGGATTTCCTGCTGGACCGCCGCAATCAGCGGCTTCGGGTCCAGCGTCCCGCTTGCCGAGGCGCCGCCGGCAAGCCCCATGCGGCCGGCGGCGCGGAGCTGCCGGCTGCCGGCCCGGCGCGCCTGCGCCAGCGCGTGCCGGGCCGCTCCAAGGCCAGCCCAGCTGCCGCTGCAGATGGCCCAGGAGGCGTTGTAGGCGCCGCCGCCGGAGATGGCGCCGGTGACCTTCTCGCGGGAGGCGGCATCTCCCGCGGCGTACAGACCCGGCACCGTAGTCCTGCAGTCGGTGTCGATCAGGCGCAGGCCGCCCGTGCCGCGCATCGTGCCTTCATAGCGGAGCGTGAGCGGGAATTTATCCGTGAACGGATTAATGCCCGCCCGCTCCAGCGGCATGAAAAACACCGGATGGGCGTTCCGCAGGAACTGCTGCTTCGCCTCCGTATCCGCCAGGTCCAGCGAGGCATAGACCGGCCCCTGCAGCATCAGCTCCGGAATGCTACCGAAGGTGCGGTCGCCGCGGTGCAGCGGATTTCCCGCCGCATCGTACAGCGTTGCCCAGGCCAGCATCCGCCCGCGGGTCACTGTGCCGTCAGCAAAGCTCGGGGCATACTGCCGGGTGAACTCCATTCCTGACAGATCGGCTCCTATTTCAGCCGACATCAGCAGCCCTTCTCCGGTCAGCACGTTGCAGCCCAGGCCTTTGCTGAGAAAAGCACAGCCGCCGGTAGCGATAACCACCGCATTCGCCCGCACCTCCCAGGCTTCACCGGTCAGCCGGTTTATGCCGCGGGCCCCTCCGGCGCCATGCTCATCATGCAGCAGCTCCAGCGCCGGAGACTGGTCCCAGATCTTCACTCCCGCCTTGCGTACAACACGCCGCATGATCTTCATATACTCCGGGCCGTGCAGATGGGTCCGCAGCGGAGTGCCGTCCTGATCCTTCGGAAAAGGATAGCCCCACTCCTCAATCTGCTTCAGATTCTGCTCCACCTGATCCAGCACCCGGTGAATCCAGCTGTTCTCCGACAGGTAGCCGCCTGCCTGCAGCCTGGACCGGACTGCCGCATCACGCAGCTCGGCTACCGGCGGAATCACCAGCAGCGTAGTCCCGCCAGGTGCTGTAGCGCCGCTTGTTCCCAGGTAGCCTTTGTCGGCAAGAATGACCTTGGCGCCCTGTGAGGCAGCATTCCATGCCGCCCACGCCCCGGCCGGCCCGCCTCCCAGCACAAGCACATCTGTTGTTGTCTGCTGCTGCGGCATTTGTATTCCTCCTCCAATGTATACTAGCTCTCGCTGTATGGCGTTCGCAGCCTTAGGTATGCATACTCTCATGCGCAATTGGTATGCGGGTGAATACACACAAAAGTTGAAGCACGGGCAATCTTAGGATTACACGCACCAGTTGATATAGAAGCAGACAGCTGAATACACACACAAGTTGATCTACGGGCAAACTGCTGCGTAACAAAGTGAGGCTACCGAGAGTTAGTTTAAGATTGTGTTAATAAGCTCCCATGGTTGAAATTTGCAACGCCATAAGCCTGCTTACTCACAACAAATCGCTTTGCAGGACGTATGCTCATCAATTTAAGTGGAAATGTGACACCTAATTTCCCTCCAAGCCAAGAGGCACGAGGATTAATTGAAAAAAGGTCACTTAATTCCGCCTAATTTGCTCCGAAGGGGCCCTGCGGCTAAATTAGTTATACTTTTTCAAGCTAATCCTCTATTTTTCCTATAATTACGGGAATTAGGCGACTAAAATCCATCTAAATATGAACACATCCGTTTCGCAGAAGCCAATAAGCGCCTCCCTCCGCCTGAACGTTATTGCAGCTGCCAGTCGGTGATGCTGAAGTCTTTTTTGGCCAGCTTTTCTTCGACCAGGAAGTTCTTGGTGCCCTCCAGCAGCTTGGTGCCTTCCTCCGTAAATGCGGTATCCTTGATGTCGCTGATCGGATTCACCTGTTTGGCCAGCTCCGGCGTGGTATCGCCGATTTCAGCCAGGAATTCGTAGTATTCATCTTCATGCTGCTTGAGATCAGCCAGCGCTTTTTCACGCGCCTCGTTCCATACCTTAGGGAAGTCCGGGAACTTCTCCAGGTACTCCTCGGAGACAACAGTGGCACTGGAGCCCAGCAGATCCGGGTGCTTCGAGGCATCATCAAGGTGCGTATAGCCATCAGCAATCAGCTTCAATGCCGGAACGCCGAGGTTGGTGGTAGCATCCACATCCCCTCTGGCGAGTGCTGCCGTAGCATCAGGAA
Proteins encoded:
- a CDS encoding FAD-binding protein, producing MPQQQTTTDVLVLGGGPAGAWAAWNAASQGAKVILADKGYLGTSGATAPGGTTLLVIPPVAELRDAAVRSRLQAGGYLSENSWIHRVLDQVEQNLKQIEEWGYPFPKDQDGTPLRTHLHGPEYMKIMRRVVRKAGVKIWDQSPALELLHDEHGAGGARGINRLTGEAWEVRANAVVIATGGCAFLSKGLGCNVLTGEGLLMSAEIGADLSGMEFTRQYAPSFADGTVTRGRMLAWATLYDAAGNPLHRGDRTFGSIPELMLQGPVYASLDLADTEAKQQFLRNAHPVFFMPLERAGINPFTDKFPLTLRYEGTMRGTGGLRLIDTDCRTTVPGLYAAGDAASREKVTGAISGGGAYNASWAICSGSWAGLGAARHALAQARRAGSRQLRAAGRMGLAGGASASGTLDPKPLIAAVQQEILPLRINYFRSEPGVAAALQRLDSLMPYSTGRPPATVQGIVQSREAAAMLQAGRWIYTAALARKESRGLQRLAEYPALDPRQTHRLILSGIDRIGTSTERVPHARELRVPGEERVI